A single window of Solanum dulcamara chromosome 5, daSolDulc1.2, whole genome shotgun sequence DNA harbors:
- the LOC129890001 gene encoding DEAD-box ATP-dependent RNA helicase 47, mitochondrial — protein sequence MPALVLTRAILLIGDSLAFRKVSQFTRIAPSQGNVRFLSGSGSLTLASLGLKSEVKTASANEKNKLQQGVSTIEVPKSRDKKRVSGNKTGLIKEKNPVDIKTAPFAAKSFSELGLPPLLVERLEKEGFTIPTDVQAAAVPTVLKNHDVVIQSYTGSGKTLAYLLPILSRVGPLREELLNDYETGNKIDIEAVIVAPSRELGMQIVREVEKLLGPANKKLVQQLVGGANRSRQEDALRKNKPAIVVGTPGRIAEISAAGKLPTHGCRYLVLDEIDQLLAFTFREDMKRILDHVGRRPGARWGESNSPLVKRAARQTIMVSATVPFSVIRAARSWGCDPLLIQANKVIPLEAVTPSGPVNIPGTPSTTSSSSNVQAMPDVQSLPPNLLHYYTITRIQHKVDMLRRCVHALDAKCVIAFMNHTKQLKDAVFKLEARGMKAAELHGDLSKLVRSTILKKFRNGEIRVLLTNELSARGLDLPECDLVVNLGLPTDSVHYAHRAGRTGRLGRKGTVVTICEESEVFVVKKLQKQLSLSIQACEFSEGNLVLTED from the coding sequence ATGCCTGCTTTAGTGCTAACAAGGGCCATCTTGTTAATTGGGGATTCTTTAGCTTTCAGAAAAGTTTCACAGTTTACACGGATAGCTCCATCTCAAGGCAATGTTCGTTTTTTAAGTGGCAGTGGATCCCTCACTCTAGCTAGCCTTGGATTGAAGAGTGAAGTTAAGACAGCAAGTgcaaatgagaaaaataagctCCAGCAGGGTGTTTCAACAATTGAGGTCCCCAAGAGCAGAGATAAGAAAAGAGTTAGTGGCAATAAAACAGGATTGATTAAGGAGAAAAACCCAGTAGATATAAAGACTGCACCATTTGCTGCCAAGTCATTTTCAGAGCTTGGCCTTCCACCTTTGTTGGTGGAAAGGCTAGAGAAGGAAGGTTTTACGATTCCGACTGATGTTCAGGCTGCTGCAGTTCCAACTGTACTTAAGAATCATGATGTTGTGATTCAGTCCTACACAGGTTCAGGAAAAACATTAGCTTATCTCCTTCCCATACTGTCTCGAGTCGGTCCGTTGAGGGAAGAACTTTTAAATGACTATGAAACTGGGAACAAAATAGACATCGAAGCAGTTATAGTAGCTCCTTCGAGGGAACTTGGCATGCAGATTGTCAGGGAAGTTGAAAAGCTATTAGGACCAGCGAATAAGAAACTAGTCCAGCAGCTTGTAGGGGGTGCAAACCGATCTAGACAGGAGGATGCTCTGAGGAAGAACAAGCCTGCCATCGTAGTGGGGACACCTGGGCGGATAGCAGAGATAAGTGCAGCTGGAAAGCTTCCTACCCATGGTTGTCGTTACTTGGTGTTGGATGAAATTGACCAACTCCTTGCTTTCACTTTCCGGGAGGACATGAAGCGTATATTAGACCATGTGGGGAGAAGACCTGGTGCACGCTGGGGAGAGTCAAATAGTCCACTTGTCAAGCGAGCTGCGCGTCAGACTATCATGGTGTCTGCAACAGTGCCCTTTTCAGTTATAAGAGCAGCAAGAAGTTGGGGTTGTGATCCACTTCTCATCCAAGCCAATAAAGTTATTCCACTCGAGGCTGTCACTCCTTCTGGACCTGTTAATATACCAGGAACACCTTCTACTACTAGTTCAAGCTCAAATGTACAAGCTATGCCTGATGTTCAGAGCTTACCCCCTAATTTGCTGCATTATTACACTATTACTAGGATACAACACAAAGTTGATATGTTAAGAAGGTGTGTGCATGCTCTGGATGCCAAGTGTGTAATAGCTTTTATGAACCACACAAAACAACTGAAAGATGCTGTCTTTAAACTTGAAGCTCGTGGTATGAAAGCTGCAGAATTACATGGTGATCTCAGCAAACTTGTAAGATCAACAATCTTAAAGAAGTTTAGAAATGGGGAGATCAGGGTGCTGCTAACAAATGAGCTTTCAGCTAGAGGCTTGGATTTACCTGAATGTGATCTTGTAGTTAATCTGGGGTTACCTACCGACTCAGTACATTATGCACATCGAGCTGGTCGTACGGGCAGGCTTGGCCGCAAGGGCACGGTAGTAACCATATGTGAAGAGTCAGAAGTCTTTGTGGTAAAAAAGCTTCAGAAACAGCTTTCCCTCTCCATCCAGGCTTGTGAATTTTCTGAGGGAAATCTTGTCCTTACAGAAGATTAA